CTGGTGTGGTTCGACGCGCCGAGCAACCCCGGCTCGACCATCATCATGCACCAGCAGCCGAACGACATCTGGCGCATCGACTACCAACTCGACGCCTCCGACGACCCCGAACTGGAGACCAGCGAGGAACGCATCCGCGACCGCATCAGCAGACACCTGACGTGGTTGCGCAACGACGTTCCCTGGACGTTGGAGTGGCACGGCTACTACCGGGCCCGCGCGCTGGCGTTGCGGGACTTCCGGCACGGCCGGGTCCTCTTCGCGGGCGACGCCGCGCACCTGGTGCCGATCTTCGGCGTGCGGGGCCTCAACTCCGGCATGGAGGACGCCGAGACGCTCGCCTGGCAGCTCGCGGCGGTCGTGGGCGGCCACGGTGACGAGTCGCTGCTGCGCGCCTACTCCGCCGAGCGGCACGCGGCGTGGCGGCAGAACGTGGACAACGCGAGTAAGTCCACTTTGGTCATGTCGCCCGGTGGGCACGGCTTCCGCACCACGCGCGACGCGGTGCTCGCGTTGGCCACCGAACGTTCCGAGTTCTCACACCTGGTGAACCCGCGCCAGTCGAGCGCCACGCACGCACACGCGTCACCGCTGACATGGCCGGTGGAGCCGGACGTCACGGGTGCTCTGCCGGGCGACCCGCTGGAGGACCGCAAGGTACTGGTGAGGGCCGTCGGCGGGGTCGAGGAGTCGTCGTTGAACGCGGTCCGGGGAACCGGGTTCGCGTTCCTCGGGTTCGAGCTCGCGCCCTCCGACGCCGACGTCGTCGCGGCGAGTGCCGAGCAGCTCGCCGAGTCGCTACCCGCCGAGCAGGTCCGCGCCGTCGTGACGGCCGCACCCGGTTCGGCCGTCGAGCCGGGTGACGACCTCGCCGTCGTCGAGGACCCGGACACCGCACTCGCCCAGGCCCTGGGCGCCCGTGCCGGCGAGGTGTTCGTGGTGCGTCCGGACGGACTGATCCTGTGCCGCGTCACCGACCTGAGCGCGTTGTCCGACGTGGCCCGCCACCTCGTGTCCGGGACCGCGCCCACCGGCGGCATCGCACCGTCGCGTGTGGAGGGCGGGCTGCCGTCACCGGAGTCGAGGCGGGAACGCGTGTGGCTCGCCCTGTCACGCGCTCTGGACTCCGCCGCGGAGTCCGACCGGGAAGGCATGCTGACCCGGTTGGCGATGCTGCTGGGCGACAAGGTCGGCCACGAGGCGTTCGAGGAGCTGCTGGAGGCCGCCCAGCGCACGGCGAAGACCGCGCGGGAGTAGGGCTCACGCCGTGGGCGCCGCCCCGCGGCGACTCGGCGGCGCCCGCAGCGGCTAGTCCCAGAAGCCGATCGTGCCGAGAATGCCGGCCGTGGCGACGTAGAACTCGGCCCGGTTGTTGTCTCCGTCGACATAGCCTCCGATGTCACGCAGAATCGAGCACGCGCCCTCGGAGAGGTAGACCTCGCGGACCTTGTCGTCGGCGTTGTCGGGGTCGTACTCCATGACCGTGAAGATGCCCGCCGAGGTGGCGTCCTCAAGGCAGATGGCGAAGTCACCGCCTCCGGACTTGACGTGGTTGGTGGTGAAGTAGTTGTAAGTGCCGGTCACCTGGAGCGCGCTGGAACCGAGGTAGTCCCACTCGCCGGGGCCCAACTGCGGTCCTTCGACGGCCGAGGCCGCCGGTGCGGCCAGGCACACCACGGCGGTCGCCGCGGCGAGGGCAGTTCCGATCCGCTTGACGTTCACGCGTCTCCCTTTCGTCCGTGTCGGGTGGGGACGCCGAACACTAGCGCCTGTTCCTGACGTTCATCCGGCGCCGACGCACGTCCGTGCGCCCGTGGGCGGGCGGCAGACCCGCGCCACCGAGGTGCGGCGTACAGCGCGAGAATCGATGTAGCACATTGGGTGCCACCATGGCGTTCGTGGAACGCATCGGCATCCGCGAGCTGCGACAGCACGTCTCTCGTTACCTTGCCAAG
The window above is part of the Saccharomonospora glauca K62 genome. Proteins encoded here:
- a CDS encoding FAD-dependent monooxygenase; this translates as MSAYYQPRRYPASDFPSTPDDDTALPVVVVGAGPVGMAVALGLANRGVPVTILEAADRVSFGSRAICVSRHSLEVAERLGFGAEVERIALPWLGGRSFYRDREVLRFEMPHSTSDVRGPMVNVSQSELEQVMVDALTSNPLVTLHWAAEVSGVEQDAEQVRLTVDTAFGSRRLRARWVVAADGARSRLRKLSGLRMEGDTYEGQYVIADIHWRSGLPAERLVWFDAPSNPGSTIIMHQQPNDIWRIDYQLDASDDPELETSEERIRDRISRHLTWLRNDVPWTLEWHGYYRARALALRDFRHGRVLFAGDAAHLVPIFGVRGLNSGMEDAETLAWQLAAVVGGHGDESLLRAYSAERHAAWRQNVDNASKSTLVMSPGGHGFRTTRDAVLALATERSEFSHLVNPRQSSATHAHASPLTWPVEPDVTGALPGDPLEDRKVLVRAVGGVEESSLNAVRGTGFAFLGFELAPSDADVVAASAEQLAESLPAEQVRAVVTAAPGSAVEPGDDLAVVEDPDTALAQALGARAGEVFVVRPDGLILCRVTDLSALSDVARHLVSGTAPTGGIAPSRVEGGLPSPESRRERVWLALSRALDSAAESDREGMLTRLAMLLGDKVGHEAFEELLEAAQRTAKTARE